In Denticeps clupeoides chromosome 1, fDenClu1.1, whole genome shotgun sequence, a single window of DNA contains:
- the frem1a gene encoding FRAS1-related extracellular matrix protein 1 isoform X1: MDQQMKTQWSLHFCFLIVATGSIHGSLVKTNLGLKVKRGQSSFLQKGDLEFHIPRERDNCKLEVILNEPITQRVGKLQPQVFDCHYLTDEVKYVHNGCPLLTEDTVKFRLYRFTETDTYTETFYLHVKILEPDCNIIDLGPKNMEVPEFYGLSNVLDGNVMSFNYERRTNLECNIQIITLDTHLPVHGQLVTGEPDKLEARGDEPESFVPLLRQLDNKARAKCKSEHCLKGLKLVKITKMPCEDFLLMGLRYQHIDPPSPDVDYIAIRLDLVDTRSRNVYQSEHAWIPVQIISGITNQPPKPNFMSMLTLEVDQFILTPFSTTTLDAVDEETPKQRLVFNITKPPKEGFITHLSDHTRSISSFTWVDLNEMLIGYQPPNSSHIQRRNYEVEFEAQDFYFEKSTPIKVHISVQTANTNAPRVSWNMGLSLLEGQSRPITWDQLQIVDNDNPKAVHLITVDGLQHGRLTVRGGKGFMFSISEIKEGVVRYHHDDSDTNKDFVIFRITDGHHQTRHKFPINILPKDDSPPFLITNMVLELSEGQTALLRGSILQASDMDSSDDYILFNITRPPQAGEIMKIPGPGIAGYPVRRFLQKDLFHSIIYYRHLGNEVFDDSFEVVLSDFHDPPNLSDPQIIVVVIKPVPDQPPAEAPGVIRKLFVKETEVIHLTKKQLHFIDLESPECELTYTVTTPPFFTSNFRGSDAGRLFLVDSIPKFTKDPDAPILRLFTQQAVNFMKVAYMPPIVDIGPYTQHIAFVLSVTNEKGKTVTGICFNITVFPVDDQAPEVFTNPLTVDEGADCWVSVDHLHVTDIDSSQENIRIEMKKRPQHGDILVDGTPMRPGQSFTVLDLNRLKVRYHHDSSETEYDATEFIATDGINTVDFILTIKVTLVNDEVPVMNSGLKPVLDCAEGQEVVVTIEYVCATDVDSEDNRLSYMIARHPYYGVIQRNGVIVDQFTQSDIIAGIITYKHTGEEIGLTPRNDTITFVISDGESDPSCCFNRPTSRLSHNLPVYDLKVTVFPVDTQAPSITIGDVFVVDEGGSASITVTHITATDMDTPLQKLDVILISPPQFGYIENVLPSPGFEKSNMGISVGLFSYRDVLNGNINYVQSRHHRIEPTADHFMVCMSDGLRRSPVVSFYIIINPTNDELPEILTKNITVQEGDSKELDRSIINAVDLDVPRDHLKFSLTRAPQHGSVIGSLYGDDRVRPRRVEQGEADLGIVVQAFTMEELKNGMSLLYVHDGTENMHDSFTIQLTDGKHIVENQVVIKVLPVNDEEPHITRNTGIEVDAGEARLISSAVLCAQDNDTPPQNILYIFQSVPSRGKLQVKAGLDWVELSAGMNCTQEMVDTNLLRYQHTAPPVDQSEDFFTFHLHDGKNQSPAQHFYISLKDLAKGDIALFVKPVKASRGERVVLTTDVLLAVDGTNKPEEMLYVVTVPPASGHMEYIKHVGVPVDSFSQLDIVANLVCYVHDNRGTSSKETMRFVVSNGKSTRNGTLEILVEMTDRILPLLVRNAGLRVPQGSTITLTTDSLSLSDPDTPPSTLVFSITKPPQYGQLTLKGVPLPSPGNFTQKHLQDLDVAYRHSGGSSQIDRFTFTASDSSGRGFLLDGKMQTEPVFFTIQIECLDSSAPQVVVQQTLWKVEHLKDGRYGIFISSRDLRAQDTESADEELNFKILQTPYYGYLENTATGEFVRHRFSQRDLSRRILLFIIDTTQDTSSDSLEFQVSDPLGNTGPSQTLEFSWSTVELEKTEYVTCESQGAITLTVLRRGNIKESTFVTVKVKDITASEGKDFIPPSSSLIQFDPGMSSRNWRVGITQDHLEEADEAFEVTLMSPVGSLLRGNTKAIVKIMDSDKGRCGLQTDTQGARLGGSKVHPGPYPKHGAITVESLPLDQVEGTLITRGDGLPQMVPQNKKKRLLVNGHRKVKPSSVHRNGSDIVYTYHGIMSMRVEDETTASSMDRRANVQVTSRGQYGTGTISSINLLSSSQKKNGPSSQNLEAPSPVPKACTPDLKGLLHLSEGSGQLYRCSGVSWKPWAPTHEIVSAQKCQQGWTHHSRYCYYLSTEKKATWNTAARTCRERFSGNLVSVPSKADMDWLWDFSGRKPFWIGLNDRESKGQWEWVGGEPVTFTNWRRSPPRIGKKDSRKCVLVWRRSKWQVQDCKTGKGHRYVCYRKS; encoded by the exons ATGGATCAACAAATGAAGACACAGTGGTCactgcatttttgtttcttAATTGTGGCTACTGGGAGCATCCATGGGTCCTTAGTGAAGACCAACCTTGGCCTGAAAGTGAAGAGGGGTCAGTCAAGCTTCCTACAGAAAGGGGACCTGGAATTCCACATTcctagagagagagacaattgTAAGCTAGAGGTCATCCTGAACGAGCCCATAACACAACGTGTCGGAAAACTGCAGCCTCAG GTTTTTGACTGCCACTATTTAACGGATGAGGTCAAATATGTCCACAATGGCTGCCCTCTTTTAACAGAAGACACTGTAAAGTTTCGTCTCTATAG GTTTACTGAAACAGACACCTACACTGAGACATTCTACCTTCATGTGAAAATTTTGGAGCCTGATTGTAACATCATTGATCTGGGGCCCAAAAACATGGAGGTGCCCGAGTTCTATGGTCTGTCCAATGTACTCGATGGCAATGTGATGTCTTTCAACTATGAGCGCCGTACAAACCTGGAGTGCAACATTCAGATCATCACACTTGACACCCATCTTCCTGTGCACGGTCAACTTGTCACAGGTGAACCAGACAAACTGGAGGCCAGAGGGGATGAGCCTGAGAGCTTTGTCCCACTCCTACGACAGCTTG ATAACAAGGCCAGGGCCAAATGTAAGAGTGAGCACTGCCTGAAGGGCCTCAAACTAGTGAAAATAACAAAGATGCCTTGTGAAGACTTTCTATTGATGGGTCTGCGGTACCAGCATATTGACCCACCATCACCTGATGTTGACTATATAGCCATCAGACTGGATCTTGTAGACACCAGAAGCAGGAATGTATACCAG TCTGAACATGCCTGGATTCCAGTACAAATCATCAGTGGTATAACAAACCAGCCACCAAAGCCAAATTTCATGTCCATGTTGACCCTGGAGGTGGATCAGTTCATCCTGACACCATTCTCCACCACCACACTAGATGCAGTGGATGAAGAGACTCCCAAACAGAGACTAGTATTCAATATAACCAAGCCTCCAAAGGAAGGCTTCATCACCCATCTTTCAGACCACACCAGGTCTATCTCATCCTTTACATGGGTAGACCTTAATGAAATGCTTATCGGTTATCAGCCTCCCAATTCCAGCCACATCCAGCGAAGGAACTATGAG GTTGAATTTGAAGCCCAAGACTTCTACTTTGAGAAAAGCACTCCAATAAAAGTTCACATCTCTGTTCAGACTGCAAATACCAATGCACCCAGAGTGTCCTGGAACATGG GTCTTAGTCTTCTAGAAGGCCAGTCTAGGCCTATAACATGGGATCAGCTTCAGATTgttgacaatgacaatccaAAGGCAGTCCACCTTATTACTGTAGATGGCTTACAACATGGAAGACTCACTGTGAGAG GAGGCAAAGGCTTTATGTTCAGCATCAGCGAAATCAAAGAAGGAGTTGTGCGCTATCACCATGATGATAGTGACACCAACAAAGACTTTGTGATTTTTCGGATCACTGATGGGCACCACCAGACCAGGCACAAATTCCCCATAAATATCTTACCCAAGGATGACAGTCCCCCTTTCCTCATTACAAACATGGTATTGGAACTCTCCGAGGGTCAGACTGCCCTACTAAGGGGGTCAATCCTTCAGGCTTCCGATATGGACTCTAGTGATGACTACATCCTTTTCAACATTACCAGACCACCACAGGCTGGAGAGATCATGAAGATCCCTGGGCCAGGAATCGCAG GTTATCCTGTTAGGCGCTTTCTTCAGAAAGACCTTTTTCACTCGATCATTTACTACCGACATCTGGGCAATGAGGTGTTTGATGATTCCTTTGAGGTGGTCCTTTCTGATTTCCATGACCCACCCAACCTCTCAGACCCTCAG ATAATTGTGGTTGTCATCAAACCAGTACCTGATCAGCCTCCAGCAGAGGCACCAGGTGTCATAAGAAAACTATTTGTCAAGGAAACTGAGGTAATCCACTTGACAAAGAAACAGCTCCATTTCATTGATTTAGAGTCACCTGAATGTGAGCTTACATACACAGTGACAACGCCTCCATTCTTTACCAGCAATTTTAG GGGGTCTGATGCTGGACGACTTTTCTTGGTTGACAGCATCCCAAAGTTTACCAAGGATCCTGATGCACCCATCCTGAGACTTTTCACACAG CAAGCAGTCAACTTCATGAAGGTAGCCTACATGCCTCCTATTGTGGACATTGGACCATACACCCAACACATTGCCTTTGTGCTCTCTGTGACCAACGAGAAAGGAAAAACGGTCACTGGGATCTGCTTCAACATCACTGTTTTCCCAGTGGACGACCAGGCACCTGAG GTGTTCACAAATCCATTGACTGTGGATGAAGGAGCAGATTGCTGGGTGAGTGTGGATCACTTGCATGTCACAGATATTGATTCCAGCCAGGAAAATATCAGGATTGAGATGAAGAAAAGGCCCCAACATGGAGACATTCTGGTTGATGGAACCCCCATGAGGCCAGGGCAAAGCTTCACAGTGCTGGATCTGAACAGACTAAAAGTTAG GTATCACCATGATAGCTCAGAGACTGAGTATGATGCTACTGAGTTTATTGCTACAGATGGGATAAATACAGTGGATTTTATTTTAACCATAAAG GTGACTTTGGTCAATGATGAAGTGCCAGTCATGAATTCAGGTTTAAAACCTGTTCTGGACTGTGCAGAGGGACAAGAAGTGGTCGTCACCATTGAGTATGTCTGTGCCACAGATGTGGACAGTGAAGATAACCGGCTGTCCTACATGATTGCCCGTCATCCTTACTATGGTGTCATTCAAAGAAATGGGGTTATAGTTGACCAGTTCACTCAATCTGATATAATTGCTGGGATTATCACTTACAAGCACACAG GAGAAGAGATTGGACTGACTCCCCGCAATGACACCATCACATTTGTGATCTCAGATGGCGAGTCAGATCCTTCATGTTGCTTTAACAGGCCAACATCGCGTCTGTCACATAACCTTCCTGTCTATGACCTCAAGGTCACTGTATTTCCAGTTGACACTCAAGCACCTTCCATAACTATTG GTGACGTATTCGTGGTGGATGAAGGGGGTTCGGCCTCTATCACTGTTACCCACATCACAGCCACAGACATGGACACCCCTCTGCAGAAGCTGGATGTTATTCTGATTTCTCCTCCTCAGTTTGGCTACATTGAAAATGTCTTACCCAGCCCCGGCTTTGAGAAAAGCAACATGGGCATCAGTGTTG GGTTGTTTTCCTACAGAGATGTACTGAATGGCAACATTAACTATGTGCAGTCCAGACACCACAGAATAGAGCCAACTGCTGACCACTTCATGGTCTGCATGTCGGATGGTCTGCGCCGCTCTCCTGTAGTTTCCTTCTATATCATTATCAACCCAACCAATGATGAACTTCCAGAAATCCTCACCAAAAACATCACA GTGCAGGAGGGAGACAGTAAGGAACTTGACAGATCCATCATCAATGCGGTTGACCTTGATGTTCCTCGGGATCACTTGAAGTTTAGCCTGACAAGAGCCCCGCAGCATGGCTCTGTTATAGGTAGTCTCTATGGAGATGACAGGGTACGTCCCAGGAGGGTGGAGCAAGGCGAGGCTGACTTGGGGATTGTTGTGCAAGCATTCACCATGGAGGAGCTAAAGAATG GCATGAGTCTCCTCTACGTGCATGATGGTACAGAGAACATGCATGACAGCTTCACCATCCAACTTACTGATGGGAAGCATATTGTTGAGAATCAAGTGGTCATCAAAGTACTTCCTGTTAATGATGAGGAGCCTCACATTACACG GAATACTGGGATAGAAGTAGATGCTGGTGAGGCGCGTCTCATATCCAGTGCTGTTCTCTGTGCCCAGGACAATGATACACCACCTcagaacattttatatatatttcagagtGTACCTTCTCGTGGAAAACTGCAAGTTAAG GCAGGCCTGGACTGGGTGGAGCTCTCTGCTGGGATGAACTGTACTCAGGAGATGGTTGACACAAACCTGCTGCGTTACCAGCACACAGCACCTCCAGTAGATCAGTCAGAGGACTTCTTTACGTTCCACCTACATGATGGAAAGAACCAATCACCAGCCCAGCACTTTTATATCTCTCTCAAAGATCTGGCAAAAG GTGACATTGCCCTGTTTGTGAAGCCTGTGAAGGCTAGTCGAGGAGAGCGTGTGGTTTTGACCACAGATGTTCTGTTAGCTGTGGACGGCACAAACAAACCTGAGGAAATGCTGTATGTGGTCACAGTGCCCCCTGCCAGTGGCCACATGGAGTACATCAAACACGTCGGAGTTCCCGTCGACTCCTTTAGCCAGCTGGACATTGTAGCCAACCTTGTGTGTTACGTCCATGACAACAGGGGTACGTCATCAAAGGAGACAATGAG ATTTGTTGTTAGCAATGGCAAATCCACCCGCAATGGCACCCTGGAGATACTGGTGGAGATGACGGACAGGATATTGCCCTTGCTGGTGCGGAATGCCGGACTGCGTGTGCCGCAAGGCTCTACCATAACCTTGACCACTGACTCCCTGAGCCTATCAGATCCCGACACCCCACCAAGCACCCTGGTCTTCAGCATAACGAAGCCACCGCAGTATGGTCAGTTGACCCTCAAAGGAGTACCTCTACCATCTCCGGGAAACTTCACCCAAAAGCACCTCCAGGACCTTGATGTTGCATACCGTCACTCAGGAGGGTCATCCCAGATTGATCGGTTTACTTTCACCGCCTCTGATAGCAGTGGAAGGGGCTTTCTTTTGGATGGAAAGATGCAGACAGAGCCAGTATTTTTCACCATACAG ataGAGTGTCTTGACAGCTCTGCCCCCCAGGTTGTAGTCCAGCAAACATTATGGAAAGTGGAGCATCTTAAAGATGGACGTTATGGGATCTTCATTTCCTCCAGAGATTTGAGGGCTCAGGATACAGAATCTGCTGATGAagaacttaattttaaaattcTCCAGACTCCATATTATGGATACCTTGAAAATACTGCCACGG GAGAATTTGTCCGTCATCGCTTCTCTCAGAGAGATTTGAGTAGAAGAATTCTTCTGTTCATCATTGACACCACCCAGGACACTTCTTCTGACAGTCTGGAGTTTCAAGTATCTGATCCACTGGGCAACACAGGACCCTCCCAAAC ATTGGAGTTTAGCTGGTCTACAGTTGAGCTTGAAAAGACAGAATATGTCACATGTGAGAGCCAGGGTGCCATAACGCTAACAGTTCTGAGGAGGGGCAACATAAAGGAGTCAACATTTGTGACTGTTAAG GTAAAAGATATCACTGCGTCTGAAGGAAAAGATTTTATCCCCCCATCTTCTAGTCTGATCCAATTTGATCCTG GCATGTCAAGCAGAAACTGGAGGGTTGGAATAACCCAGGACCATCTTGAAGAGGCAGATGAGGCTTTTGAAGTTACCCTGATGAGCCCTGTGGGCTCGTTGCTGCGTGGTAACACCAAGGCTATTGTAAAAATTATGGATTCAGACAAAG GGAGGTGCGGTctacagacagatacacagggTGCTCGACTAGGAGGCTCAAAAGTCCATCCAGGCCCATATCCAAAACACGGCGCCATTACAGTTGAGAGTCTGCCCCTAGATCAGGTTGAAGGGACTTTGATCACACGGGGAGATGGTCTGCCACAGATGGTGCctcaaaacaagaaaaagcGACTATTAGTTAATGGCCACAGAAAG GTGAAACCTTCTTCAGTTCACCGTAATGGATCTGACATTGTGTACACA TACCATGGGATCATGTCAATGCGTGTAGAGGATGAAACCACAGCTTCAAGTATGGACAGGAGAGCAAATGTGCAGGTGACCAGCAGAGGCCAGTATGGGACTGGAACTATATCAAGTATAAACCTGCTCTCAAGTTCCCAAAAGAAGAATGGTCCATCTTCACAG AATTTAGAAGCTCCTTCACCTGTTCCCAAAGCCTGTACCCCCGATTTGAAAGGGCTCCTCCATCTCAGCGAAGGCTCTGGCCAGCTATACAGATGTAGTGGAGTCTCCTGGAAACCCTGGGCACCAACTCATGAG ATAGTCAGTGCTCAGAAGTGCCAACAGGGATGGACCCACCACAGCCGTTACTGCTACTACCTGAGCACAGAGAAGAAGGCTacgtggaacactgcagcaagAACCTGCAGGGAGAG ATTCAGTGGAAACCTTGTGAGTGTACCCTCTAAAGCTGATATGGACTGGTTGTGGGATTTCAGTGGACGGAAACCTTTCTGGATTG GCTTGAATGACCGTGAAAGTAAAGGACAATGGGAATGGGTGGGTGGGGAGCCTGTCACATTCACCAATTGGAGGAGGAGCCCACCAAGGATTGGTAAAAAGGACTCTAGGAAGTGTGTTTTGGTTTGGAGGAGGTCCAAGTGGCAGGTCCAGGACTGCAAGACTGGAAAAGGCCATAGATATGTGTGCTACAGGAAATCATGA